The Candidatus Hydrogenedentota bacterium genome includes the window CCACAAGCTCCCGCAGCGAAGCTGCCCCACTTGAGGGTGGCACCCGTGGAGTCTTTTTCTTCGCACCAGTCCTTAAGTAAGTGCCATTCAGGACTGTCCCCCGTTTTTAAAATCGCGGGACGGTCCCGCGAATTGTGGGGGCCTTCGTTCGGACAGTTGTTCCTGTTGGCGCGGGGGAGCCTGCGCTGTGCCCCTCTGCCTTGTCCGCAGGACGGTCCCGTCGGCTGCCCCATGGGGACTGCATCCTCCTGGCACGTGTCGTTCGATTGAAGTCGTGTCGCAGGGCCAGGTGGGCGTCGAAACTCCGGAGCCGGAGGACTGTTCCCCTGCGAAGCGTCCACACTACCGCGCCGCTGGCGCCGCCGTCGTTCGTGCACTCGCACGAAATCCTTCGAGCACGTCCATCCCCGCTACGTACAACTCTGTCTTGACCCCCAGCAATTCCAGCAAGGTATCGGTACTAAGGTCGCGACGGCGTGTCGTGCGGGTCTCCCCGCTAACGCCCGCTCGGGACAGGCTCCCGCCTCACGGTGCTCCTGTGCCGAGGCTCGGTGTGGTGAAGGGCCTCGGTCTGCCTTGCCCCAGCCGAAGTGCGCGCGCGGGTCCGTCCCCGGAAACCGCCTACCCAGGTGGACATACCGAATGGAATGCATACGGCGACTTTTCTATGGGTACAGTTTCCGATTGGGCTTTCGACGCTAGACGAGCCGGTCGTCGTGCAAAGAAAGAGGCGGCCCGAAGGCCGCCTCTGGCATTGTGTCTGTACACCCAGGGACTAGTATTCCTGGATGTTGATGTTCTTGAAGGACAGGTCGGTTGTCGGATCGTGGCCCTGGAGGTGGATCGTGCCGGGGCCGGGGACGTAGCCGTTCTTGCCGTCGTTTTCGGGGCTGAGGGGACGAGCGTCGTAGAAGTCGCTCACAAGGTAACCGTTGATCCACACGGCGGTATGGTTGCCGTCGGCCACGATGGTCTTCTGGAACCATTCGTGATCGGTGGAAACGACCTTGCGGGTCTCCTGGTTGCCGTAGTTGCCACCGGTACCGAAGTCGTTGGGGGCACTGCGATCATCGCCCTTCCAGTCGTTGCGGACCTGGGACTCGTAGCCCTTCCAGAACACACCCACGGGACCGCGGAAGAATACGCCGCTGTTAAGGCGTTCGCCGTTGGAGATAATGTCGAGCTGGAGGACGAAGTCCTTGTAGAGCCCGGCGGTCTCGATCTGGCCGTTGCCATTCTTAATGTTGATGGCGCCTTCGACGACGGAGAATTCAGACTTCTTCTCGGGGATGATGTTCCAGCCGTCGAGGTTCTGTCCGTTGAAGATGGGGGAGAGTCCCAGGGGGCGCAGCTTCACGTTCTGTACCGACAGGCTGAAGGGGTGAGCCCGGAAGCGGTGATAGCGGTGGTACTGGATGATGATATAGCCTTTGTCGCGGCTGGCCTTGACTTCAACGGGGGCGCCGTCGATGTTGGCTTCGATGGCATCGCCGACGGCCTTCACATGGATGGTGTGCCACTGGTTGTCGTTATTTTCATTGCCGTAGAAGATGGTGCCGCCGCCGTTTTCATTGGCGTGGCCTTCGAGACCGGCGCGGACTGCCAGGCCCATGGTGCCGGGGCCTTCCATTTTCACTTCGGCGCTCAGCTCAAAATTCTTGAACTGGCTCGTGGTGGCCACCCAGCCGCCGTCGCCGGTGCTGGCGGAAAGAACGCCGTTGCCGGCTTCCCAGCCGACATTGCCGAACTGGGTCCAGCCGAACAGGCTTTCTCCGTCGAACAGGTTGATCCAGTTGCCCTCGGCCACGTCGGCGGCCTGGACAGCCAGCGGCATCGCGGCGACGGCCGCGGCGAGCGCCAGCTTGCGTACTGTGCGAAACATGATATTCTCCTCTCCGTTAACTACTTTGGGTAAGAACTTGCGGGATTGCCACGGACGGGAAATATTCCCTACAATGACAGCCCACAAACTTACTAAACTGCGGCCCGAAATGCAATGAAGACCTGAGAGCGAACCAAACGATGTCTAAAATCACGGCTTTTCTCGTTGCCCTCATTTTCCTTCTGCCCGCCATGGCCGACGCTCCCCAGCCTCCCATCGGCGAGCCGGTGACGGGCTACCGGGGTATCTGGTACGCCAACCAGAAGACGAATAACGAGTATGTCTACAAATACAGCGGGGGCCTGGGCACCTATTGCGCCAACCACATCCCCATGGCGATATACGCCCCGGCGGTGAACAAGACCTTTTTTGTCTACGGCGGCACCTCCGAGACGGGCGATTCCCTCTGGGAAATGGTCTCCTGGTACGACCATGCAACCGGGGAAGTGCCCCAACCGGTCAAAATCATCGACAAGAAGACGACCGACGCCCACGACAACCCGGTGCTCTCCATCGACGCCGAGGGTTACCTCTTCGTCTTTGCCAGTGCCCACGGCAATGAGCCGCCCTCCTGGATCTTCAGGAGCCTGAAGCCCTATGACATCACGGCCTTCGAGCAGGTGGCGGATTTTAATTATTCCTATCCCCAGCCGTGGTACATCGAGGGGCAGGGCTTTTTCTTCCTCCATACCTGGTACAAGGACGGACGGGGCCTATATTTCCGCACGAGTCCGGATGGACGCACCTGGAGCGACCGGGTGGCCATGGCCCACATCGAAGAAGGGCACTACCAGGTAAGCTGGCCGTGGAAAGGGCGCGTGGGGAGCTTTTTCAACTACCACCCGGCCGGAAAAGGACTCAATTTCCGCACCAATCTGTACTACATGCACACGCCTGACCTCGGCAAGACCTGGTCGGC containing:
- a CDS encoding BNR-4 repeat-containing protein, with translation MSKITAFLVALIFLLPAMADAPQPPIGEPVTGYRGIWYANQKTNNEYVYKYSGGLGTYCANHIPMAIYAPAVNKTFFVYGGTSETGDSLWEMVSWYDHATGEVPQPVKIIDKKTTDAHDNPVLSIDAEGYLFVFASAHGNEPPSWIFRSLKPYDITAFEQVADFNYSYPQPWYIEGQGFFFLHTWYKDGRGLYFRTSPDGRTWSDRVAMAHIEEGHYQVSWPWKGRVGSFFNYHPAGKGLNFRTNLYYMHTPDLGKTWSAADGASVSIPLTEIQNPALVRDYAAEGLLVYTMDLNYDEAGNPHLLYMTAKSWVSGPEGGPRLWTLARWNGTAWEFHEITESDNNYDFGSLYIGEKGLIRVIGATETGPQAYNPGGEMALWQSEDYGQTWSRVRQLTGGSAMNHTYARRPLGAQDGFLSFWADGHGRESSTSRLYFYDAQASEVRQLPFEMVNEREKPVVIAFPR
- a CDS encoding DUF1080 domain-containing protein, translating into MFRTVRKLALAAAVAAMPLAVQAADVAEGNWINLFDGESLFGWTQFGNVGWEAGNGVLSASTGDGGWVATTSQFKNFELSAEVKMEGPGTMGLAVRAGLEGHANENGGGTIFYGNENNDNQWHTIHVKAVGDAIEANIDGAPVEVKASRDKGYIIIQYHRYHRFRAHPFSLSVQNVKLRPLGLSPIFNGQNLDGWNIIPEKKSEFSVVEGAINIKNGNGQIETAGLYKDFVLQLDIISNGERLNSGVFFRGPVGVFWKGYESQVRNDWKGDDRSAPNDFGTGGNYGNQETRKVVSTDHEWFQKTIVADGNHTAVWINGYLVSDFYDARPLSPENDGKNGYVPGPGTIHLQGHDPTTDLSFKNINIQEY